Proteins from one Oncorhynchus gorbuscha isolate QuinsamMale2020 ecotype Even-year linkage group LG18, OgorEven_v1.0, whole genome shotgun sequence genomic window:
- the LOC124002947 gene encoding uncharacterized protein LOC124002947 isoform X1, whose protein sequence is MKTNNNHISSLTERRQSPWSLHLLPTPEPEPAWRLVQVVYIPDSIPIVNGNSTFQLDMRGFWNITGVSLETSCPDFLVMSQSAPAAALACEDLLKPMDPPRLDQQLLRKWALVAGSLSHPASLESLKTRDGITMEFSPSTPNTTQNSNTTTTVHYTQTNRFGSRCESLTYNISLINDNSTFQFDVGGRFNLTGVFLETSCPDCLVMKWEVSSRRRESTDLYLLRKTEGGREVEEEEMEEFRKQVECMGLPPPVVMEPGDALCGSYQLPWKH, encoded by the exons ATGAAAACCAATAATAACCACATCTCTTctctcacagagagaagacagtcaCCATGGAGTTTACATCTGCTACCAACACCAGAACCGGAACCGGCATGGCGGCTGGTGCAAGTAGTGTATATACCCGACAGCATCCCCATTGTCAACGGCAACAGCACCTTCCAGTTAGACATGAGGGGCTTTTGGAACATCACTGGGGTCTCCCTGGAGACCTCCTGCCCAGACTTCCTGGTGATGAG CCAATCAGCTCCTGCTGCAGCTCTAGCCTGTGAGGACCTCCTTAAGCCCATGGATCCACCACGACTAGACCAGCAGCTCTTGAGGAAATGGGCCCTCGTCGCAGGCAGCCTGAGCCACCCTGCATCCCTGGAGAGTCTCAAG ACCAGAGACGGCATCACCATGGAGTTTTCACCCTCCACCCCCAACACCACCCAGAACTCCAACACCACCACAACCGTCCACTACACCCAGACTAACCGTTTCGGCAGCCGATGCGAGTCTCTAACCTACAATATCTCACTCATCAACGACAACAGCACCTTCCAGTTCGACGTGGGGGGCCGATTCAACCTCACTGGGGTCTTCCTGGAGACCTCCTGCCCAGACTGTCTGGTGATGAA GTGGGAGGTGAGCTCCAGGAGGAGGGAGTCCACGGACCTGTACCTGCTGAGGAAgacggagggtgggagagaggtggaggaagaggagatggaaGAGTTCAGGAAACAGGTGGAGTGTATGGGGCTGCCGCCGCCAGTGGTGATGGAGCCGGGGGATGCCCTCTGTGGTTCCTATCAGCTCCCCTGGAAACACTGA
- the LOC124002946 gene encoding paralemmin-3-like — protein sequence MEDGRANAAVAVVEATAEADQAVILENGQEEVEAESVLGTVEAALLERTEILTNGRGEGEGQAATHNASEEGGLHNGTNGPVTVVPEDGAITMTFLGFTEAEQGDAPVIEEGGLIMMRAERVIINDEGDELANDLSSIGQEQEVDSAASNQRSESPEEGGIEKAKPETTPEESSEVAKETETEADTVTGGLGEGQMDIVTGGLGEGQMDTVIGDLGEGQMDTVTGDLGEGQMDIVIGDLGEGQMDIVTRDLGEGQMDTVIGDLGEGQMDIVTRDLGEGQMDTVIGDLGEGQMEGVGNSGGEEEAQPVEEAPLSDLQAPDGIVAAVPVYSETLLTPRPDAEGEAAGEPAEGDVEVKTEVEVEGEEEASVAPESAILPGGQFLEVSLVEPRTEPEQEPLLFPSKAQTLALGEQAPAAPETLTATRGEAEGGVDVAPKRKTCQCCSVM from the exons AATGCAGCGGTGGCGGTGGTGGAGGCTACAGCAG AAGCAGACCAAGCAGTTATCTTGGAGAATGGACAGGAAGAAGTAGAGGCTGAATCCG TTTTAGGAACAGTTGAGGCAGCACTATTGGAACGAACTGAGATCCTCAccaatgggagaggagagggggaggggcaagCTGCTACCCACAATGCATCAGAGGAGGGCGGACTGCACAACGGGACCAACGGTCCAGTGACAGTCGTCCCTGAAGATGGTGCCATTACCATGACGTTCCTGGGGTTCACGGAGGCGGAGCAAGGCGATGCTCCGGTAATCGAGGAAGGAGGACTGATCATGATGCGAGCGGAGCGAGTGATTATCAATGACGAGGGAGACGAGCTGGCAAATGATCTTTCCTCTATCGGTCAGGAACAGGAAGTAGACTCGGCCGCGTCCAATCAGAGGTCAGAATCTCCTGAGGAAGGAGGAATTGAGAAGGCGAAACCAGAGACAACTCCTGAAGAGTCCTCAGAAGTAGCAaaagagactgagacagaggcagacacaGTAACCGGAGGTTtaggagaaggacagatggacaTAGTAACTGGAGGTTtaggagaaggacagatggacaCAGTAATAGGAGATTtaggagaaggacagatggacaCAGTAACTGGAGATTtaggagaaggacagatggacaTAGTAATAGGAGATTtaggagaaggacagatggacaTAGTAACTAGAGATTtaggagaaggacagatggacaCAGTAATAGGAGATTtaggagaaggacagatggacaTAGTAACTAGAGATTtaggagaaggacagatggacaCAGTAATAGGAGATTtaggagaaggacagatggaGGGTGTGGGAAACAGTGGTGGAGAAGAAGaggcacagccagtagaggaaGCTCCTTTGTCTGACTTGCAGGCCCCAGATGGCATTGTGGCTGCCGTTCCCGTCTACTCTGAGACCTTACTCACCCCCAGGCCCGACGCAGAGGGAGAGGCTGCAGGCGAGCCGGCAGAGGGCGATGTGGAAGTGAAGACTGAAGTGGAAGTCGAGGGGGAAGAGGAGGCCTCGGTGGCCCCAGAATCAGCCATCCTCCCTGGGGGCCAGTTCCTGGAGGTGTCCCTAGTGGAGCCCCGGACTGAGCCAGAGCAGGAGCCCCTGCTGTTCCCATCCAAGGCCCAGACCCTGGCCTTGGGGGAGCAGGCTCCAGCCGCCCCAGAGACACTGACCGCTACCAGGGGAGAGGCGGAGGGAGGGGTCGATGTGGCTCCCAAACGCAAGACCTGCCAGTGCTGCTCTGTCATGTGA
- the misp3 gene encoding uncharacterized protein misp3, protein MDPPPHPLVKQAPRAKSEDLGSESPDAPKPRPQVSPSSENLTDSTNKMAEVVPKMEQEALSGVNQVPSSRIHVGDSELKRDLKMIDDNHCEKEEDAAAFRSPLACTGQASPAEGAPETQPRALEEEEEEEETIDCISDGKVEVISNSVEEEMSSSDSQGSQEWPSRSHLDDVVEEDKEEEDGAKEDKVEEFQSVEMMENGAVRLELNPASSEFEQRLSETPPSRPGSAPGCSYTRQTAGEQLLRNVTAALTHHSNQEVAAQQVFKGATLAPPLATVAKEPANQVKADLLGSGCVVVKEQAGGERKVGKREGDNRQTGEERGQRASGLGTAGEADRKKKEKRSEEKRTNSGLLMSRDSHSKASKMKLGNNLFDDNQSDSGVSADFSPGSTVELQTTTSTPTLTSPPADETPIEREIRRAVQREQSLRRSRGLHNNPPTQEYVDIPLRKSILTETLPSKSDKSQGGKDRLFAGKKMQKEISVETQREQVLVRLGKVRGSYDKGTVRQLKERKKLFEAFQEPKETSSMILSQSKAPSWASASDLSTLEIQGNDASSVSFVGGSFGERRRSSLELMSQTQNQSPSGTPKGITYTPHGAPVPRGPTLSESAGGQIIILDNHHHLVLPAPAHVHHVSKPLRHSHSTGTLTETQGLTVVDSASIYSSTSALSGEERRGFWRDEDGGRMDQEEEEEEEEVPKENPFFKLRSSSVSQDKVEQDIREAREREKELRRQRSSLYGEGGGGGGRPASREVQSPTSPPPPLLLQNGLVTPELSVTPSSRTASATPTARQSLGKLGMWPPPQTDEYPDSQSEGLQSPRTPRQKTPLLQRWESGQAMNGHGGEEED, encoded by the exons ATGGACCCTCCTCCTCACCCGTTGGTCAAACAGGCACCCAGGGCAAAGTCAGAAGACCTGGGGTCAGAATCTCCAGATGCTCCAAAGCCTAGACCCCAAGTGTCTCCCTCAAGTGAGAACCTTACAGACTCAACAAACAAAATGGCAGAAGTGGTTCCTAAAATGGAGCAGGAGGCACTTTCTGGGGTAAATCAGGTGCCTAGTAGTAGAATTCATGTGGGTGATAGTGAATTGAAACGAGACCTTAAAATGATAGATGACAATCACTGTGAGAAGGAGGAAGATGCCGCTGCTTTTCGGTCGCCTCTTGCCTGCACTGGCCAAGCCTCACCTGCAGAGGGCGCTCCAGAGACCCAGCCACGTGCattggaggaggaagaagaagaagaggagaccATTGACTGTATCAGTGatggtaaggtggaggtgatctCTAACTCTGTAGAGGAGGAAATGTCATCATCTGACAGCCAGGGTAGCCAGGAGTGGCCTTCGAGATCTCACCTTGATGACGTTGTGGAGGAAgacaaagaagaagaagatggtGCCAAGGAAGACAAAGTAGAGGAGTTTCAGTCTGTTGAGATGATGGAAAATGGCGCTGTGCGGTTGGAGTTGAATCCAGCTAGTAGTGAATTTGAGCAGAGGCTGTCAGAGACG CCACCTAGTAGACCTGGCTCAGCCCCGGGGTGTAGTTACACCAGACAAACAGCAGGGGAGCAGTTGTTACGAAATGTCACTGCTGCTCTGACGCATCATAGTAACCAGGAAGTGGCAGCACAACAGGTGTTCAAGGGAGCAACTCTGGCTCCGCCCCTGGCGACAGTCGCCAAGGAGCCAGCTAATCAGGTCAAGGCAGATCTCCTTGGCTCTGGCTGTGTTGTAGTGAAAGAGCAGgcgggtggagagagaaaggtgggaaagagggagggagacaacaggcaaacaggtgaagagagagggcagagagcgaGTGGACTTGGCACAGCGGGCGAGGCAGACAGGAAGAAAAAAGAGAAACGGAGCGAAGAAAAGAGGACAAACTCTGGGTTGTTGATGTCGAGAGACAGTCACAGCAAAGCTTCAAAGATGAAGTTGGGAAACAACTTGTTCGATGACAACCAGAGTGACAGCGGCGTATCTGCCGACTTCTCCCCTGGTAGTACTGTGGAGCTCCaaaccaccacctccacccccaccctcacCTCGCCTCCGGCCGACGAGACCCCCATCGAGAGGGAGATCCGTCGGGCAGTGCAACGTGAGCAGTCCCTCAGGAGATCCAGGGGCCTCCACAACAATCCTCCCACCCAGGAATATGTGGACATCCCCCTAAGGAAGTCAATCTTGACTGAGACCCTTCCTTCCAAGTCGGACAAGAGCCAGGGGGGGAAGGACCGTCTGTTTGCGGGGAAGAAGATGCAGAAGGAGATCAGTGTAGAGACCCAGAGGGAACAGGTCCTGGTTCGACTAGGGAAAGTTAGAGGTTCCTATGACAAGGGGACAGTACGCCAGCTCAAGGAAAGGAAGAAGTTATTCGAAGCTTTCCAGGAGCCCAAGGAGACATCCTCGATGATACTGTCCCAGAGCAAGGCACCCTCCTGGGCTTCGGCGAGTGACCTCTCCACCCTGGAGATCCAGGGGAATGACGCTTCATCCGTGTCCTTTGTCGGAGGCTCGTTCGGGGAGAGAAGACGTAGTAGCCTGGAGCTGATGTCCCAGACCCAGAACCAGAGCCCCTCCGGAACACCTAAAGGCATCACCTACACCCCTCATGGGGCCCCTGTCCCCCGGGGCCCCACTCTCTCCGAGAGCGCCGGGGGCCAGATAATCATCCTGGATAACCACCACCACCTGGTTCTCCCCGCTCCGGCCCACGTCCACCACGTCTCCAAGCCCCTCAGGCACTCCCACAGTACGGGCACGCTCACCGAGACACAGGGCCTCACCGTGGTCGACTCCGCTTCTATATACTCCTCAACCAGTGCACTCAgcggagaagagagaaggggttTTTGGAGggatgaggatggagggaggatggatcaggaggaggaggaggaggaagaggaggttccAAAGGAGAACCCCTTCTTCAAGCTGCGCTCCTCATCGGTGTCTCAGGACAAGGTGGAGCAGGATATCCGggaagccagggagagagagaaggagctgcGGAGGCAGAGGAGCAGTCTGTacggggaaggaggaggaggaggggggaggccaGCCAGTAGGGAGGTACAGAGTCccacttctcctcctccacctctactaCTACAGAACGGACTGGTGACCCCTGAACTATCTGTTACCCCCTCATCGCGGACAGCCTCTGCAACACCAACAg CACGACAGTCTCTTGGGAAGCTGGGCATGTGGcctccaccacagacagatgagTATCCGGATAGTCAATCAGAG
- the LOC124002947 gene encoding uncharacterized protein LOC124002947 isoform X2: MRGFWNITGVSLETSCPDFLVMSQSAPAAALACEDLLKPMDPPRLDQQLLRKWALVAGSLSHPASLESLKTRDGITMEFSPSTPNTTQNSNTTTTVHYTQTNRFGSRCESLTYNISLINDNSTFQFDVGGRFNLTGVFLETSCPDCLVMKWEVSSRRRESTDLYLLRKTEGGREVEEEEMEEFRKQVECMGLPPPVVMEPGDALCGSYQLPWKH, from the exons ATGAGGGGCTTTTGGAACATCACTGGGGTCTCCCTGGAGACCTCCTGCCCAGACTTCCTGGTGATGAG CCAATCAGCTCCTGCTGCAGCTCTAGCCTGTGAGGACCTCCTTAAGCCCATGGATCCACCACGACTAGACCAGCAGCTCTTGAGGAAATGGGCCCTCGTCGCAGGCAGCCTGAGCCACCCTGCATCCCTGGAGAGTCTCAAG ACCAGAGACGGCATCACCATGGAGTTTTCACCCTCCACCCCCAACACCACCCAGAACTCCAACACCACCACAACCGTCCACTACACCCAGACTAACCGTTTCGGCAGCCGATGCGAGTCTCTAACCTACAATATCTCACTCATCAACGACAACAGCACCTTCCAGTTCGACGTGGGGGGCCGATTCAACCTCACTGGGGTCTTCCTGGAGACCTCCTGCCCAGACTGTCTGGTGATGAA GTGGGAGGTGAGCTCCAGGAGGAGGGAGTCCACGGACCTGTACCTGCTGAGGAAgacggagggtgggagagaggtggaggaagaggagatggaaGAGTTCAGGAAACAGGTGGAGTGTATGGGGCTGCCGCCGCCAGTGGTGATGGAGCCGGGGGATGCCCTCTGTGGTTCCTATCAGCTCCCCTGGAAACACTGA